The Syngnathoides biaculeatus isolate LvHL_M chromosome 6, ASM1980259v1, whole genome shotgun sequence genome has a window encoding:
- the LOC133502564 gene encoding tetraspanin-18B-like isoform X1 produces the protein MRTRVEPAAYGQQQPVSHFKDQHQLPRQYRGIGEASAQRATAMRGDCLTCVKYLMIMFNTFLGMAGCFLVGVSLLVLLGTKTLYGFLMLHPVLSLTVYAVLTIGAMLFVLGFLGCIGAIRENRCLLFFYFLLICILFIAELSAGVWGYVYRAKLSMASFKEDLATKYNGLDPNDSFTSMWNDWMERHKCCGVEGPKDFEETDFYKKKLNLTKIPKECCIERTKNVPQGVDVSVECLDNLNQAYIHQQGCHEVAFTTYEFYIYMALALAILVLIFELFAMFIAMCLFRGLLKM, from the exons ATGCGCACTCGCGTAGAGCCTGCCGCTTATGGACAGCAGCAGCCAGTGTCTCACTTCAAAGACCAGCATCAACTCCCGCGACAGTATAGG GGTATTGGAGAGGCTTCAGCACAGAGGGCAACAGCCATGAGGGGCGACTGTCTAACGTGTGTCAAGTACCTCATGATCATGTTCAACACCTTCCTCGGT ATGGCAGGTTGTTTCCTCGTTGGTGTGTCGCTGTTGGTGTTGCTGGGAACAAAAACGCTGTACGGATTTCTCATGTTACACCCGGTGCTCTCTTTGACCGTCTACGCCGTCTTGACCATTGGAGCCatgctctttgttcttggctTCCTGGGCTGCATTGGTGCCATCCGTGAAAATCGGTGTCTGCTTTTCTTT TACTTCCTGCTCATATGCATTCTCTTCATAGCAGAGCTGAGTGCGGGGGTTTGGGGCTACGTTTACCGTGCAAAG TTGTCCATGGCATCTTTCAAAGAGGATTTAGCGACGAAATACAACGGCCTCGATCCCAACGATTCGTTCACAAGCATGTGGAATGACTGGATGGAACGA CATAAGTGCTGTGGCGTTGAAGGGCCGAAGGATTTTGAGGAGActgatttttataaaaaaaaactaaacctcACCAAAATTCCAAAGGAGTGCTGCATTGAACGCACAAAGAATGTTCCACAGGGTGTTGATGTATCCGTGGAATGCTTAGACAACCTAAATCAAGCCTACATCCATCAACAG GGTTGTCATGAGGTGGCCTTCACAACCTATGAATTTTACATCTACATGGCTTTGGCATTGGCTATTTTGGTGCTGATCTTTGAG ctTTTCGCCATGTTCATCGCTATGTGCCTCTTCAGGGGACTCCTTAAAATGTAG
- the LOC133502564 gene encoding tetraspanin-18B-like isoform X2, with the protein MGIGEASAQRATAMRGDCLTCVKYLMIMFNTFLGMAGCFLVGVSLLVLLGTKTLYGFLMLHPVLSLTVYAVLTIGAMLFVLGFLGCIGAIRENRCLLFFYFLLICILFIAELSAGVWGYVYRAKLSMASFKEDLATKYNGLDPNDSFTSMWNDWMERHKCCGVEGPKDFEETDFYKKKLNLTKIPKECCIERTKNVPQGVDVSVECLDNLNQAYIHQQGCHEVAFTTYEFYIYMALALAILVLIFELFAMFIAMCLFRGLLKM; encoded by the exons ATG GGTATTGGAGAGGCTTCAGCACAGAGGGCAACAGCCATGAGGGGCGACTGTCTAACGTGTGTCAAGTACCTCATGATCATGTTCAACACCTTCCTCGGT ATGGCAGGTTGTTTCCTCGTTGGTGTGTCGCTGTTGGTGTTGCTGGGAACAAAAACGCTGTACGGATTTCTCATGTTACACCCGGTGCTCTCTTTGACCGTCTACGCCGTCTTGACCATTGGAGCCatgctctttgttcttggctTCCTGGGCTGCATTGGTGCCATCCGTGAAAATCGGTGTCTGCTTTTCTTT TACTTCCTGCTCATATGCATTCTCTTCATAGCAGAGCTGAGTGCGGGGGTTTGGGGCTACGTTTACCGTGCAAAG TTGTCCATGGCATCTTTCAAAGAGGATTTAGCGACGAAATACAACGGCCTCGATCCCAACGATTCGTTCACAAGCATGTGGAATGACTGGATGGAACGA CATAAGTGCTGTGGCGTTGAAGGGCCGAAGGATTTTGAGGAGActgatttttataaaaaaaaactaaacctcACCAAAATTCCAAAGGAGTGCTGCATTGAACGCACAAAGAATGTTCCACAGGGTGTTGATGTATCCGTGGAATGCTTAGACAACCTAAATCAAGCCTACATCCATCAACAG GGTTGTCATGAGGTGGCCTTCACAACCTATGAATTTTACATCTACATGGCTTTGGCATTGGCTATTTTGGTGCTGATCTTTGAG ctTTTCGCCATGTTCATCGCTATGTGCCTCTTCAGGGGACTCCTTAAAATGTAG
- the LOC133502564 gene encoding tetraspanin-18B-like isoform X3, with product MRGDCLTCVKYLMIMFNTFLGMAGCFLVGVSLLVLLGTKTLYGFLMLHPVLSLTVYAVLTIGAMLFVLGFLGCIGAIRENRCLLFFYFLLICILFIAELSAGVWGYVYRAKLSMASFKEDLATKYNGLDPNDSFTSMWNDWMERHKCCGVEGPKDFEETDFYKKKLNLTKIPKECCIERTKNVPQGVDVSVECLDNLNQAYIHQQGCHEVAFTTYEFYIYMALALAILVLIFELFAMFIAMCLFRGLLKM from the exons ATGAGGGGCGACTGTCTAACGTGTGTCAAGTACCTCATGATCATGTTCAACACCTTCCTCGGT ATGGCAGGTTGTTTCCTCGTTGGTGTGTCGCTGTTGGTGTTGCTGGGAACAAAAACGCTGTACGGATTTCTCATGTTACACCCGGTGCTCTCTTTGACCGTCTACGCCGTCTTGACCATTGGAGCCatgctctttgttcttggctTCCTGGGCTGCATTGGTGCCATCCGTGAAAATCGGTGTCTGCTTTTCTTT TACTTCCTGCTCATATGCATTCTCTTCATAGCAGAGCTGAGTGCGGGGGTTTGGGGCTACGTTTACCGTGCAAAG TTGTCCATGGCATCTTTCAAAGAGGATTTAGCGACGAAATACAACGGCCTCGATCCCAACGATTCGTTCACAAGCATGTGGAATGACTGGATGGAACGA CATAAGTGCTGTGGCGTTGAAGGGCCGAAGGATTTTGAGGAGActgatttttataaaaaaaaactaaacctcACCAAAATTCCAAAGGAGTGCTGCATTGAACGCACAAAGAATGTTCCACAGGGTGTTGATGTATCCGTGGAATGCTTAGACAACCTAAATCAAGCCTACATCCATCAACAG GGTTGTCATGAGGTGGCCTTCACAACCTATGAATTTTACATCTACATGGCTTTGGCATTGGCTATTTTGGTGCTGATCTTTGAG ctTTTCGCCATGTTCATCGCTATGTGCCTCTTCAGGGGACTCCTTAAAATGTAG